A part of Geothrix oryzae genomic DNA contains:
- a CDS encoding adenylate/guanylate cyclase domain-containing protein yields MKLTLQVDGALYPVTLTEDGVTIGRGDQATIRIQANAVSRVHARIFLKDGQPHVMDMKSLNGTSLNGATLSGPEPLHPGDTVLLGEAMVMWVPEGAPAGPPAPGLNMTLAPKAGISRISLEDRAFDASGSILVPHASLEAMLAQASGQHPAGEAVTLFQRLASMAGTLLRAAGLTELLESVMGLVTAQIPCQRGFILLADAGGELVPELVWEEQPGLHANPISRTIAHTAMKDRVAILTTDARMDPRFSAGESIKIHGITSALCAPLIVEDQAFGVIYLETSLSKGGFKREDEHLLSAMANFAAVGIQREREAKFRQRLERYHSPAVVDQILKSSQNKEAPALQAQRCQISVLFADISGFTRMSEGMEPLVLAGILNRTFEAMTDQIFSRGGTLDKYIGDAIMAFFGAPSPDPDHARHAVEAATAMQQILQALNAARPEGYPELKMRIGINSGEAFAGDIGCEKRMDYTVMGSTVNLASRLESSVAKPGQIVVGPRTADLVGRDRLRQLEGFALKGIEQEVRPFEVLWAPEGTATIPDRG; encoded by the coding sequence ATGAAGCTCACCCTCCAGGTAGATGGCGCCTTATACCCCGTGACGCTCACGGAAGACGGCGTGACCATCGGCCGGGGCGACCAGGCCACCATCCGCATCCAGGCCAATGCCGTGAGCCGGGTCCACGCCCGCATCTTCCTGAAGGATGGCCAGCCCCATGTGATGGACATGAAGTCCCTGAACGGCACCTCCCTCAACGGGGCGACGCTGTCCGGGCCCGAGCCGCTGCATCCCGGGGACACGGTGCTGCTCGGCGAGGCCATGGTGATGTGGGTGCCCGAGGGCGCCCCCGCCGGGCCCCCGGCGCCGGGATTGAACATGACCCTCGCTCCCAAGGCGGGCATCTCGAGGATCTCGCTCGAAGATCGGGCCTTCGACGCCTCCGGTTCGATCCTCGTGCCCCACGCCAGCCTGGAGGCCATGCTGGCCCAGGCCAGCGGCCAGCATCCGGCGGGCGAGGCCGTGACGCTGTTCCAGCGCCTGGCGAGCATGGCGGGCACCCTGCTCCGGGCCGCCGGCCTCACGGAGCTGCTGGAATCGGTGATGGGCCTGGTCACGGCCCAGATCCCCTGCCAGCGGGGCTTCATCCTCCTGGCCGATGCCGGGGGCGAGCTGGTGCCCGAGCTGGTCTGGGAAGAGCAGCCGGGGCTGCACGCCAATCCCATCAGCCGCACCATCGCCCACACCGCCATGAAGGACCGCGTGGCCATCCTCACCACGGATGCCCGCATGGACCCCCGGTTCAGCGCCGGCGAGAGCATCAAGATCCACGGCATCACCTCGGCCCTCTGCGCCCCGCTCATCGTGGAGGATCAGGCCTTCGGCGTGATCTACCTGGAAACCAGCCTCAGCAAGGGCGGCTTCAAGCGCGAGGACGAGCACCTGCTGAGCGCCATGGCCAACTTCGCCGCCGTGGGCATCCAGCGCGAGCGCGAGGCCAAGTTCCGGCAGCGCCTGGAGCGCTACCACAGCCCGGCGGTGGTGGATCAGATCCTCAAGTCCAGCCAGAACAAGGAGGCGCCGGCGCTCCAGGCCCAGCGCTGCCAGATCAGCGTGCTCTTCGCCGACATTTCGGGCTTCACGCGCATGAGCGAGGGCATGGAGCCCCTGGTGCTGGCGGGCATCCTGAACCGCACCTTCGAGGCCATGACCGACCAGATCTTCAGCCGGGGCGGCACCCTCGATAAGTACATCGGCGACGCCATCATGGCCTTCTTCGGCGCCCCCAGCCCCGATCCCGACCACGCGCGCCATGCCGTGGAGGCCGCCACGGCCATGCAGCAGATCCTGCAGGCCCTGAATGCCGCCCGGCCGGAAGGCTATCCCGAGCTGAAGATGCGCATCGGCATCAACAGCGGCGAGGCCTTCGCGGGCGACATCGGCTGCGAAAAGCGCATGGACTACACGGTGATGGGCAGCACTGTGAACCTGGCTTCGCGCCTGGAGAGCAGCGTGGCCAAGCCCGGCCAGATCGTCGTCGGCCCGCGCACGGCGGACCTGGTGGGGAGGGACCGGCTGCGCCAGCTGGAGGGCTTCGCCCTCAAGGGCATCGAACAGGAGGTGCGGCCCTTCGAGGTGCTCTGGGCGCCGGAAGGGACCGCGACCATCCCGGATCGGGGCTAG
- a CDS encoding CPBP family intramembrane glutamic endopeptidase: protein MTEAPSPAVSAPDAHRVNRAFAGVGAGLGLAAWYHLFTFPLGLASALVMKTHLRLGLFLGFLALLAVVPGVLWVATSAWGRQWRRALPLAAVSWGVLIWTALCVLAFIPLVVGWALIVDRLVGLPSLPNPMTSVGVLGLVLGAPLSEEVLCRGYGLARIRELAGDRRALLFTALVFALLHGSWVKLPGTFALGLFLGWLVLRTGSLWPAFVGHATNNGAVFALSRWGPAAALEAGHASWLLIVMLGAGGLACLAFLGSTRVRGRISGLSSSP from the coding sequence ATGACGGAAGCCCCCAGCCCCGCCGTGTCTGCCCCTGACGCCCACCGCGTCAACCGGGCCTTCGCGGGCGTGGGGGCGGGTCTGGGGCTCGCCGCGTGGTACCACCTGTTCACCTTCCCCCTGGGGCTGGCCTCCGCCCTCGTCATGAAGACGCACCTCCGCCTGGGGCTCTTCTTGGGGTTCCTGGCCCTTCTCGCGGTGGTGCCCGGGGTCCTCTGGGTGGCGACCTCCGCCTGGGGTAGGCAGTGGCGGAGGGCGCTTCCCCTGGCTGCCGTGAGCTGGGGGGTCCTGATCTGGACGGCCCTGTGCGTCCTGGCTTTCATCCCGCTGGTGGTGGGCTGGGCGCTGATCGTGGATCGACTCGTCGGCCTGCCCAGCCTTCCCAACCCCATGACCTCGGTCGGCGTGCTGGGCCTGGTGCTCGGGGCGCCCCTCTCGGAGGAAGTCCTGTGCCGGGGCTATGGCCTGGCGCGGATCCGCGAGCTCGCGGGGGATCGGCGGGCCCTGCTGTTCACGGCCCTCGTGTTCGCGCTGCTCCACGGCAGCTGGGTCAAGCTGCCGGGAACCTTCGCCCTCGGGCTCTTCCTCGGCTGGCTGGTTCTCCGCACGGGATCCCTGTGGCCCGCCTTCGTCGGCCATGCCACCAACAACGGGGCCGTCTTCGCGTTGAGCCGGTGGGGCCCCGCGGCCGCCCTCGAGGCCGGGCACGCGAGCTGGCTCCTCATTGTCATGCTCGGGGCCGGGGGCCTGGCCTGCCTCGCCTTCCTGGGATCGACCCGAGTCCGCGGGCGGATCAGCGGGTTGAGCTCCTCGCCTTGA
- a CDS encoding DNA repair helicase XPB: MIALRPDNPLIVQSDRTLLLEVAHPDFEQVRDELARFAELVKSPEHIHTYRITPLSLWNASASGVACADILETLNTWSKYPVPQNLLQEIEDHGTRYGKLRLVAKGDRLALEMDDRGLFWELENQKSLFGLLAEPYPDEKGIFLHTGMRGEVKLQLIRLGHPVQDMAGYKPGDPLPFELSPITKQNGKPFGLRHYQQAAVDVFHAGGGPDGGAGVLVLPCGAGKTVIGIGCMGSLQTHTLVLTTNGTAVKQWKQELLDKTTLTEDQVGLYTGDTKEIKPVTIATYQILTYRRSKTGPFEHFKLFEAANWGLVIYDEVHMLPAPVFRAVAELQAKRRLGLTATLVREDGKEEDVFSLIGPKRVDVPWKMLEKDGFIATAHCLEIRVPLPTDERMEYAVADQRQRFRIASENSLKLAVMDELLAGHPKDNILVIGQYLEQLRIIGERLGAPVLTGQTPEKEREVLFRQFREGQLRVLIVSKVANFAIDLPDASVAIQVSGTFGSRQEEAQRLGRILRPKGERNVSYFYSLISSETTEQEFARNRQLFLTEQGYRYLIESRRFDDTGHLNEPAVWKRLLEETAG; the protein is encoded by the coding sequence GTGATCGCCCTCCGACCCGACAATCCCCTGATCGTCCAGAGCGATCGCACCCTGCTGCTCGAGGTGGCGCACCCTGATTTCGAGCAGGTGCGCGACGAGCTGGCCCGTTTCGCGGAACTGGTGAAGAGCCCCGAGCACATCCACACCTACCGCATCACGCCCCTGAGTCTCTGGAACGCCTCGGCTTCGGGCGTGGCCTGCGCGGACATCCTCGAGACCTTGAACACCTGGTCCAAATACCCGGTGCCGCAGAACCTGCTGCAGGAGATCGAGGACCACGGCACGCGCTACGGCAAGTTGCGCCTGGTGGCCAAGGGCGACCGGCTGGCGCTGGAAATGGATGACCGGGGCCTCTTCTGGGAACTCGAGAACCAGAAGTCCCTGTTCGGCCTGCTGGCGGAGCCCTATCCGGACGAGAAGGGCATCTTCCTGCACACGGGGATGCGCGGCGAGGTGAAGCTGCAGCTCATCCGCCTGGGCCACCCCGTCCAGGACATGGCCGGCTACAAGCCCGGCGACCCGCTCCCCTTCGAGCTGTCGCCCATCACCAAGCAGAATGGCAAGCCCTTCGGCCTGCGCCACTACCAGCAGGCCGCGGTGGATGTCTTCCACGCGGGCGGAGGGCCCGACGGTGGTGCGGGCGTGCTGGTGCTGCCCTGCGGCGCGGGGAAGACGGTCATCGGCATCGGCTGCATGGGCAGCCTGCAGACGCACACCCTGGTGCTCACCACCAACGGCACCGCCGTGAAGCAGTGGAAGCAGGAGCTGCTGGACAAGACTACGCTCACCGAAGACCAGGTGGGCCTCTACACGGGCGACACCAAGGAGATCAAGCCCGTCACCATCGCCACCTACCAGATCCTCACCTACCGCCGGAGCAAGACGGGGCCCTTCGAGCACTTCAAGCTCTTCGAGGCCGCCAACTGGGGGCTGGTGATCTACGACGAAGTGCACATGCTGCCCGCGCCGGTGTTCCGCGCGGTGGCCGAGCTCCAGGCCAAGCGGCGCCTGGGCCTCACGGCCACCCTGGTGCGCGAGGACGGCAAGGAAGAGGATGTCTTCAGCCTCATCGGCCCCAAGCGGGTGGATGTGCCCTGGAAGATGCTGGAGAAGGACGGCTTCATCGCCACGGCCCACTGCCTCGAAATCCGGGTTCCCCTGCCGACCGACGAGCGCATGGAGTACGCCGTGGCGGACCAGCGCCAGCGCTTCCGCATCGCCTCGGAGAACAGCCTGAAGCTGGCGGTGATGGACGAACTGCTGGCCGGGCACCCCAAGGACAACATCCTCGTCATCGGCCAGTACCTCGAGCAGCTCCGGATCATCGGGGAGCGCCTGGGGGCGCCGGTGCTCACGGGACAGACCCCCGAGAAGGAGCGCGAGGTGCTCTTCCGGCAGTTCCGCGAAGGCCAGCTGCGGGTGCTCATCGTGAGCAAGGTGGCCAATTTCGCCATCGACCTGCCCGATGCCTCCGTGGCCATCCAGGTGAGCGGCACCTTCGGCTCGCGCCAGGAGGAGGCCCAGCGCCTGGGCCGGATCCTGCGTCCCAAGGGCGAGCGCAATGTGAGCTACTTCTATTCGCTCATCAGCAGCGAAACCACCGAGCAGGAATTCGCCCGCAACCGCCAGCTGTTCCTCACGGAGCAGGGCTACCGCTACCTCATCGAAAGCCGCCGTTTCGACGACACGGGCCACCTCAACGAGCCGGCCGTCTGGAAGCGGCTGCTGGAGGAAACCGCAGGCTAG
- a CDS encoding ABC transporter ATP-binding protein — MLQFRNLTRAYELGGERAGVFGVTLAVPKGCLAVLAGPSGSGKTTLLQLAGLLDQPDEGAVLLDGQEVSSLSERERCDLRLRRLGFVFQAFNLVPVLSALENAMLPLQLQGIAEVEARRRAAAALDRVGLADRLHHRPGQLSGGQQQRVAIARALAPDPLLVLADEPTASLDHAHGGPLMDLMADLAAERGATFLVASHDPAVIARAHRVYRLADGRLVEAA; from the coding sequence ATGCTGCAGTTCCGCAACCTGACCCGCGCCTATGAACTCGGCGGCGAGCGCGCCGGCGTGTTCGGCGTGACGCTGGCGGTGCCGAAAGGCTGCCTGGCCGTCCTGGCAGGGCCCAGCGGGAGCGGCAAGACCACCCTGCTCCAGCTGGCGGGCCTGCTGGATCAGCCTGACGAGGGCGCCGTCCTCCTGGATGGACAGGAGGTGTCCAGCCTGTCGGAGCGGGAGCGCTGCGACCTCCGCCTGCGGCGCCTGGGCTTCGTGTTCCAGGCCTTCAACCTGGTGCCGGTGCTCTCCGCCCTGGAAAATGCGATGCTGCCCCTGCAGCTCCAGGGGATCGCCGAGGTCGAGGCCCGCCGCCGCGCCGCCGCCGCCCTGGACCGCGTGGGACTCGCGGACCGCCTGCATCACCGCCCCGGCCAGCTGAGCGGCGGCCAGCAACAGCGGGTCGCCATCGCCCGCGCTCTGGCCCCGGACCCGCTCCTGGTGCTGGCGGACGAACCCACCGCCAGCCTCGACCACGCCCATGGCGGGCCGCTCATGGACCTCATGGCGGATCTCGCCGCTGAGCGAGGCGCGACCTTCCTCGTGGCCAGCCACGACCCCGCTGTCATCGCCCGGGCCCATCGGGTGTACCGCCTCGCTGACGGGCGGCTGGTGGAGGCGGCATGA
- the dcd gene encoding dCTP deaminase, protein MILTGRQILEARAQGRIRIDPWRDDQLNPNSYNLRLGEDLAIYTDTELDMAKPNGIEFLKIPAEGLLLKPGTLYLGRTLEYTETHGMVPMLEGRSSVGRLGLFVHVTAGFGDIGFCGFWTLEISCIQPVRIYAGVGICQIFYHTVSGDYDSYDSGKYQHNSGIQPSMLWKDFVKE, encoded by the coding sequence GTGATCCTCACCGGCCGTCAGATCCTCGAGGCCCGGGCCCAGGGCCGGATCCGCATCGACCCCTGGCGCGACGACCAGCTCAACCCGAACAGCTACAACCTGCGTCTGGGCGAGGATCTGGCCATCTACACCGACACCGAGCTCGACATGGCCAAGCCCAACGGCATCGAGTTCCTGAAGATCCCCGCCGAGGGCCTGCTGCTGAAGCCGGGAACGCTCTACCTGGGGCGCACCCTGGAGTACACGGAGACCCACGGCATGGTCCCCATGCTCGAGGGCCGCAGCAGCGTGGGCCGGCTGGGCCTCTTCGTCCATGTCACGGCCGGTTTCGGCGACATCGGCTTCTGCGGCTTCTGGACCCTGGAGATCAGCTGCATCCAGCCCGTTCGGATCTACGCCGGCGTGGGCATCTGCCAGATCTTCTACCACACCGTCAGCGGCGACTACGACAGCTACGACTCGGGCAAATACCAGCACAACTCGGGCATCCAGCCGTCCATGCTGTGGAAGGATTTCGTCAAAGAGTAG
- the rimO gene encoding 30S ribosomal protein S12 methylthiotransferase RimO — protein MTKVGFMSLGCPKNLVDSEVMLGHLRLKGYQITPVLEEAQVLVVNTCGFIDAAKQESVEAILQAASMKKEGACQKLIVAGCLVERYRDELMAEMPEIDACLGTRDIEQIAEVIGAGAAFELNPNPDYLYTEQSPRMLTTPKASAYLKISEGCDHACAFCVIPRLRGGQRSRSVESVVAEARNLVAQGVLEISLVGQDTTDYGRDFGDPDALEKLVRALGQVEGLRWFRIHYAYPNRLTDGLLHAIAETPNCARYLDMPLQHADAAILKAMARGGSRAQFLKLLEKVRRIVPGIAIRSNFIVGFPGEDDAAFEELKAFVKEARFDHVGVFTYSPEEGTSAFGLGDPIPKRTKESRKRRILELQQKIAREKNQEKVGQVIEVLVEGAHEETDLLVKGRHAGQAPDIDGNVLLVDGAPQVNTIQKVRIVKAHAYDLIGEVEEGGLEASTAAYETAFKARSSTR, from the coding sequence TTGACCAAAGTCGGTTTCATGTCCCTGGGCTGCCCCAAGAACCTGGTGGATTCGGAAGTCATGCTGGGCCACCTGCGGCTCAAGGGCTACCAGATCACCCCCGTGCTGGAGGAGGCCCAGGTGCTGGTGGTGAACACCTGCGGCTTCATCGACGCCGCCAAGCAGGAGAGCGTCGAGGCCATCCTCCAGGCCGCCTCCATGAAGAAGGAGGGGGCCTGCCAGAAACTCATCGTGGCCGGCTGCCTGGTGGAGCGGTACCGCGACGAGCTCATGGCTGAGATGCCGGAGATCGACGCGTGCCTGGGCACCCGGGACATCGAGCAGATCGCCGAGGTGATCGGCGCTGGAGCCGCCTTCGAGCTGAATCCCAACCCCGACTACCTCTACACCGAGCAGAGCCCTCGGATGCTCACCACGCCCAAGGCCAGCGCCTACCTGAAGATCAGTGAAGGCTGCGACCACGCCTGCGCCTTCTGCGTCATCCCCCGGCTCCGCGGTGGCCAGCGCAGCCGCAGCGTCGAGAGCGTCGTGGCCGAGGCCCGGAACCTCGTGGCCCAGGGTGTCCTCGAGATCAGCCTCGTGGGGCAGGACACCACGGACTACGGTCGCGACTTCGGCGATCCCGATGCCCTGGAGAAGCTGGTCCGCGCCCTGGGCCAGGTGGAGGGCCTCCGCTGGTTCCGCATCCACTACGCCTACCCGAACCGCCTCACGGACGGCCTGCTGCATGCCATCGCCGAGACGCCGAACTGCGCCCGCTATCTGGACATGCCGCTGCAGCACGCGGACGCGGCCATCCTCAAGGCCATGGCCCGCGGCGGCAGCCGCGCCCAGTTCCTGAAGCTGCTCGAGAAGGTGCGCCGCATCGTGCCGGGCATCGCCATCCGGTCCAACTTCATCGTGGGCTTCCCCGGCGAGGACGACGCCGCCTTCGAGGAGCTGAAGGCCTTCGTGAAGGAGGCCCGCTTCGACCATGTGGGCGTCTTCACCTACAGCCCCGAGGAGGGGACTTCCGCCTTCGGCCTGGGCGACCCCATCCCCAAGCGGACCAAGGAGTCCCGCAAGCGCCGCATTCTGGAGCTGCAGCAGAAGATCGCCCGGGAGAAGAACCAGGAGAAGGTGGGCCAGGTCATCGAGGTGCTCGTGGAGGGCGCCCATGAGGAGACCGACCTCCTGGTCAAGGGCCGCCACGCGGGCCAGGCCCCGGACATCGACGGCAATGTGCTGCTGGTGGACGGTGCGCCCCAGGTCAACACCATCCAGAAGGTGCGCATCGTGAAGGCCCACGCCTACGACCTCATCGGCGAGGTCGAGGAGGGCGGCCTGGAGGCCAGCACCGCCGCCTACGAAACCGCCTTCAAGGCGAGGAGCTCAACCCGCTGA
- a CDS encoding DUF5916 domain-containing protein: MRVPALPLLCLPILASQAPNPPHLAIPRLAQAPSMARDADLSTWKEALVLTEFGMIMPDDKGENRWPTIVHVGWGPDALYVAVEAKDPEPAKIHAARHMRDTNNGDFDFVGVDLDPSGKGQSIARFFVTPLGGQIDEIMTDSTGENASYDCLWDSTGVLTPDGYVVKMRIPYSSLRRRPGDWAFRILRIIPRERRYGISWPRMSKDVQCDICQMARVSGAPVDKPGSPFLLIPFATHARTQSLETDPAARPESKTRLGMDLRYATTALTFEGTYRPDFATADADVDPLQINSRFRVFYPERRPFFLEGMDLLSPPSAQRQFFSRSIQSPLYGLKVSGQDSLASWTVLHAKDEDGGLMLSANGARGVDGLPTRDTAAALRLQLDGRGSGLSFLGTDKRLQGGPDAAGGLIGGQSGGIYLDQYLGSEFHVIGSAMSATSRLPQADGGLLSQRGTSTSAELDWNTRHWFASAVNQTTSPGLVLVSGFTDLRGYRQQTGSFGWQGTWNGGRFSQANASLRGRRLTWWNGNPFDRAVGLSAYVETANRWAWSVDWDIAGRTWADDEVTSNATRNINMALSWKKLSWAQLLARVIEGRTIDLATGAPARIHTTSFSSHGAVGDVCYDLTAQRTELSRESDDLRLVRARKLTTTATYQMPRFFYLKAQAFVVRYDGSEIDGVDKFLKAFLGWQPNAFTNAYVGWSGQRRRDPLAILPTERMVERGLFAKLAWAMQF, from the coding sequence ATGCGTGTTCCGGCCCTGCCCCTTCTGTGCCTGCCCATCCTGGCCTCTCAGGCGCCCAACCCGCCCCACCTCGCCATCCCCCGGCTGGCCCAGGCGCCTTCCATGGCCCGCGATGCGGACCTCTCCACCTGGAAGGAGGCCCTGGTCCTCACCGAGTTCGGCATGATCATGCCGGACGACAAGGGTGAGAACCGCTGGCCCACCATCGTCCATGTGGGCTGGGGCCCCGATGCGCTCTATGTGGCCGTGGAGGCCAAGGACCCGGAGCCCGCGAAGATCCACGCCGCCCGGCACATGCGTGACACCAACAACGGCGACTTCGACTTCGTGGGCGTGGACCTGGATCCCTCCGGCAAGGGCCAGAGCATCGCCCGCTTCTTCGTGACGCCCCTGGGCGGCCAGATCGACGAGATCATGACCGACAGCACCGGAGAGAACGCCTCCTACGACTGCCTCTGGGATTCCACCGGCGTGCTGACGCCGGACGGCTATGTCGTGAAGATGCGCATCCCCTACAGCAGCCTGCGCCGCCGCCCCGGCGACTGGGCCTTCCGCATCCTGCGCATCATCCCCCGGGAGCGACGCTACGGTATCTCCTGGCCCCGCATGAGCAAGGATGTGCAGTGCGACATCTGCCAGATGGCCCGGGTCTCCGGTGCCCCGGTGGACAAGCCCGGCTCCCCCTTCCTGCTCATCCCCTTCGCCACCCATGCCCGCACCCAATCCCTGGAAACCGATCCGGCCGCGCGCCCGGAGTCCAAGACCCGCCTGGGCATGGATCTCCGCTACGCCACCACGGCCCTGACCTTCGAAGGCACCTACCGCCCCGACTTCGCCACGGCCGACGCGGATGTGGACCCGCTCCAGATCAACAGCCGCTTTCGAGTGTTCTACCCCGAGCGGCGCCCCTTTTTCCTGGAGGGCATGGATCTGCTCTCCCCGCCCTCCGCTCAGCGGCAATTCTTCAGCCGCTCCATCCAGAGCCCCCTCTACGGCCTCAAGGTCTCGGGCCAGGACTCGCTGGCCAGCTGGACCGTGCTCCACGCCAAGGACGAGGATGGCGGCCTCATGCTGAGCGCCAACGGCGCCCGGGGCGTGGACGGACTGCCCACCCGCGACACGGCGGCGGCGCTGCGCCTTCAGCTGGACGGCCGGGGTTCGGGCCTGTCCTTCCTCGGCACGGACAAGCGCCTGCAGGGCGGGCCGGATGCCGCCGGTGGACTGATCGGCGGTCAGAGCGGCGGCATCTACCTGGATCAGTACCTGGGCTCCGAATTCCATGTCATCGGCAGCGCCATGAGCGCCACCTCGCGCCTGCCCCAGGCCGACGGCGGCCTCCTCTCCCAGCGCGGGACCTCCACCTCGGCCGAACTGGACTGGAACACCCGCCACTGGTTCGCGTCGGCCGTCAACCAGACCACCAGCCCCGGCCTCGTGCTGGTCTCGGGGTTCACGGACCTCCGGGGCTACCGCCAGCAGACCGGGTCCTTCGGATGGCAAGGCACCTGGAACGGCGGGCGGTTCTCCCAGGCGAACGCCAGCCTGCGCGGACGGCGCCTCACCTGGTGGAACGGCAATCCCTTCGATCGCGCCGTGGGCCTGAGCGCCTATGTGGAGACCGCCAACCGCTGGGCCTGGAGCGTGGACTGGGACATCGCGGGGCGCACCTGGGCCGATGACGAGGTGACCTCCAACGCCACCCGCAACATCAACATGGCCCTGAGCTGGAAGAAGCTCAGCTGGGCGCAGCTGCTGGCCCGGGTCATCGAGGGGCGCACCATCGATCTGGCCACCGGCGCCCCGGCGCGCATCCACACCACCAGCTTCAGCTCCCACGGCGCCGTGGGAGATGTCTGCTACGACCTGACGGCCCAGAGGACGGAGCTGAGTCGCGAGTCCGACGACCTGCGGCTCGTGCGGGCCCGGAAGCTGACCACCACGGCCACCTACCAGATGCCCCGCTTCTTCTACCTGAAGGCCCAGGCCTTCGTGGTGCGGTACGACGGGTCGGAGATCGACGGCGTGGACAAGTTCCTCAAGGCCTTCCTGGGCTGGCAGCCCAATGCCTTCACCAACGCCTATGTGGGCTGGTCCGGCCAGCGGCGGCGGGATCCCCTCGCCATCCTCCCCACCGAACGGATGGTGGAGCGGGGGCTCTTCGCCAAGCTGGCCTGGGCCATGCAGTTCTGA
- a CDS encoding phosphatidylglycerophosphatase A family protein: MSEEQASALGPQSSGKKAPRIAWWLATGFGSGYLRPAPGTWGSLAGLGAWLLLVLNLRGQAWAPWLRLAAPLALTLLAAWAAGRVVAETGQKDPSFVVIDEWAGLWFALTPLLFTVTVQPQPWSLWAARLVAPFLLFRLFDIWKPGPVDTAQRLPGGWGVVMDDVLAGLFAALFVWPLDQWLGARSLLHPELWR, translated from the coding sequence ATGTCTGAAGAACAGGCTTCAGCCCTCGGTCCTCAGTCCTCAGGGAAGAAGGCGCCGCGGATCGCCTGGTGGTTGGCCACGGGGTTCGGCAGCGGGTATCTGAGGCCGGCCCCGGGTACCTGGGGCAGCCTGGCGGGGCTGGGGGCCTGGCTGCTGCTGGTGCTCAACCTGCGCGGCCAGGCCTGGGCGCCCTGGCTCCGGCTGGCGGCCCCCCTGGCCCTCACCCTGCTGGCCGCCTGGGCGGCGGGACGCGTCGTGGCGGAGACGGGCCAGAAGGACCCCTCCTTCGTCGTGATCGACGAGTGGGCGGGCCTCTGGTTCGCGCTCACGCCGCTGCTCTTCACGGTCACGGTCCAGCCCCAGCCCTGGAGCCTGTGGGCCGCCCGGCTGGTGGCGCCCTTCCTACTCTTCCGCCTCTTCGACATCTGGAAGCCCGGCCCCGTGGACACCGCCCAGCGCCTGCCCGGGGGCTGGGGTGTGGTCATGGACGATGTGCTGGCAGGCCTGTTTGCCGCGCTCTTCGTGTGGCCCCTGGACCAGTGGCTGGGCGCCCGGTCGCTGCTGCACCCGGAGCTGTGGCGCTAG
- a CDS encoding ABC transporter permease, protein MILARLALRNLLRQRRRTALTLMVVVAGFLALSLAGGFMAQTFQGLSDAAIRGGLGHLQVMPPGALEGDEAQSLERALPDGEALALKLRRDPAVAEVLPRIQFMGLLSSGAKSVAFLGTAVDPVLEPKHMACLDSLKDGATAPGGTGSRWLSADPSAREVILGTGLARALGASVGSSLTLMSTTRDGALNAVDVEVVGLQDLGLRELNDRVLTASLGTAGQLLDAGAARSRLSVVLKRPQDTASEQGRIQTLLPDTSVKPWFELASFYRQVKLLYFAIFGFMGLVLFLVVLLATVNTLLMSVMERVREFGVLRAMGLQPGQLLKLLQWEGAFLGFMGSALGLATTLLLRAGLNALHLQMPAPPGTSHGYELNIHFVPGVYAIVALGLQATLQVSALFPGLKAARLRIVEALRHV, encoded by the coding sequence GTGATCCTCGCGCGCCTGGCCCTCCGCAACCTGCTGCGCCAGCGGCGGCGCACGGCCCTCACGCTCATGGTGGTGGTGGCCGGCTTCCTCGCCCTGAGCCTGGCCGGGGGCTTCATGGCCCAGACCTTCCAGGGGCTGTCCGATGCCGCCATCCGCGGGGGCCTGGGCCACCTCCAGGTCATGCCCCCCGGCGCCCTGGAGGGTGACGAGGCCCAGAGCCTGGAGCGGGCCCTGCCCGACGGGGAGGCGCTGGCCCTGAAGCTGCGCCGGGACCCGGCCGTGGCCGAGGTACTGCCCCGCATCCAGTTCATGGGCCTGCTGTCCAGCGGCGCGAAGAGCGTGGCCTTCCTCGGCACGGCCGTGGATCCCGTGCTGGAGCCGAAGCACATGGCCTGCCTCGATTCGCTGAAGGACGGCGCCACGGCCCCCGGCGGCACCGGTTCCCGCTGGCTCTCCGCCGACCCCTCGGCCCGGGAGGTGATCCTTGGCACGGGCCTGGCGCGGGCCCTGGGCGCCTCGGTGGGCAGCTCGCTCACCCTGATGTCCACCACCCGCGACGGCGCGCTGAACGCCGTGGATGTGGAGGTCGTGGGCCTCCAGGATCTGGGACTCCGCGAACTCAACGATCGCGTCCTCACCGCGAGCCTGGGCACCGCGGGGCAGCTGTTGGACGCGGGGGCGGCCCGGTCGCGGCTGTCCGTCGTGCTGAAGCGACCCCAGGACACCGCTTCTGAGCAGGGGCGGATCCAAACCCTGCTGCCGGACACCTCCGTGAAACCATGGTTCGAGCTGGCCTCCTTCTATCGGCAGGTGAAGCTGCTCTACTTCGCCATCTTCGGCTTCATGGGCTTGGTGCTGTTCCTGGTGGTGCTGCTGGCCACGGTCAACACCCTGCTGATGTCGGTCATGGAGCGGGTGCGCGAGTTCGGCGTCCTGCGGGCCATGGGCCTGCAGCCGGGGCAGCTGCTGAAGCTGCTCCAGTGGGAGGGGGCCTTCCTGGGCTTCATGGGCAGCGCCCTCGGCCTGGCGACCACGCTCCTGCTGCGGGCGGGACTCAACGCCCTCCACCTCCAGATGCCCGCCCCTCCCGGCACCAGCCACGGCTATGAACTGAACATCCACTTCGTCCCCGGCGTCTACGCCATCGTGGCCCTGGGGCTGCAGGCGACCCTCCAGGTGAGCGCCCTGTTCCCGGGCCTCAAGGCCGCCCGGCTGCGCATCGTGGAGGCGCTGAGACATGTCTGA